Proteins encoded together in one Actinomycetota bacterium window:
- a CDS encoding Gmad2 immunoglobulin-like domain-containing protein, translating to MGVHPEAVRRPPVPPFRPPHPAPALRSLQARRRAPPPRPRRPPVGWWSPATSSGTAGSRRRTPSLRSPTAVAAGAIDALLAVPAPAAAAAGLASAIPAGTRARSVVLSQGIATANFDATFLEPGAGSVGARLAEAVFTLTQFTTVHSVKVEVDGQLVADPAGAANPLTRGSFAALTPAILIENPIPGDAVSSPLTGPGSASTFEGSTSFQVLDASGRVLAEATGTGGSMGDWTPFRARLDFAPPQTATGTAFGFSRSPKDGSIIDAAGISVSFS from the coding sequence GTGGGCGTCCATCCGGAGGCGGTCCGCCGACCACCGGTTCCCCCTTTCCGGCCGCCTCACCCAGCGCCAGCCCTTCGATCGCTGCAAGCACGGCGCCGGGCCCCACCCCCCCGACCCCGCCGCCCGCCGGTGGGCTGGTGGTCGCCGGCTACTTCCTCCGGGACGGCAGGCTCGCGGCGGCGCACGCCATCACTCCGGTCACCCACTGCCGTTGCGGCCGGGGCAATCGACGCCCTGCTGGCCGTGCCAGCGCCGGCGGCAGCAGCGGCGGGTCTGGCCTCGGCGATCCCAGCCGGCACCCGCGCTCGTTCAGTGGTGCTCAGCCAAGGCATCGCTACCGCCAACTTCGATGCAACCTTCCTGGAGCCGGGAGCCGGCAGCGTGGGCGCCCGGCTCGCCGAGGCGGTGTTCACGCTGACCCAGTTCACGACAGTTCACTCGGTGAAGGTCGAGGTGGACGGCCAGCTGGTCGCCGACCCGGCGGGGGCTGCCAATCCGCTGACGCGGGGCTCGTTCGCAGCCCTGACACCGGCCATCCTCATCGAGAACCCAATCCCTGGCGACGCGGTCAGCAGCCCACTGACGGGTCCGGGGTCCGCCAGTACCTTCGAGGGCTCGACCTCGTTCCAAGTTCTCGACGCCAGCGGCCGCGTGCTTGCGGAGGCGACGGGAACGGGGGGCTCGATGGGTGACTGGACCCCCTTCCGTGCCCGGCTGGACTTCGCGCCTCCCCAGACTGCCACCGGGACGGCGTTCGGATTCAGCCGATCGCCGAAGGACGGCTCGATCATTGACGCAGCGGGCATCTCCGTCAGCTTCAGCTGA
- a CDS encoding cyclic nucleotide-binding domain-containing protein — protein sequence MERSIADLLAAHPVFAGLALEDLALIAGCGRNTAFPPGYYLFREGARADQFFVVREGRVAVEIFVPDRGGLVVDTVDPGEVVGASWLFPPYAWEVDARCVEAVRAVALDGACLRTKCDGDPRLGYELMKRFARVLHERIQSAQLRLLDLYGTPGGR from the coding sequence ATGGAGCGGAGCATTGCCGACTTGCTCGCCGCCCACCCGGTGTTTGCCGGGCTGGCCCTGGAGGACTTGGCACTGATCGCCGGTTGCGGCCGCAACACGGCCTTCCCGCCCGGCTACTACCTGTTCCGGGAGGGCGCCCGGGCCGACCAGTTCTTCGTGGTGCGCGAGGGCCGCGTGGCCGTCGAGATCTTTGTCCCGGACCGTGGCGGGCTGGTGGTCGACACCGTCGATCCGGGAGAGGTCGTCGGGGCTTCCTGGCTTTTCCCTCCCTACGCCTGGGAGGTCGACGCTCGTTGTGTGGAAGCAGTGCGGGCGGTGGCGTTGGACGGTGCCTGCCTGCGCACCAAGTGCGACGGGGACCCGCGGCTGGGCTACGAATTGATGAAGCGCTTCGCCCGGGTCCTGCACGAGCGGATCCAGTCGGCGCAGCTCCGGCTGCTGGACCTCTACGGGACGCCCGGTGGGCGCTGA
- a CDS encoding FAD/NAD(P)-binding protein: protein MGAEPLAADRSAVEPAPMTPRPHRVLRVRRETPGVVTLALAPLLGDPEPGAPGQFNMVGAFGVGEAAISVSGVGPDGAILHTVRDVGAVTHALARAPRGSLLGVRGPYGRGWDLAGSLGGDVVVVAGGLGLAPLRPLIRALSLRRNGFGRISVLVGARSPEQLLFLAETSRWRARGLHVDVTVDQAAVGWSGRVGLVTRLIDGAVLHPSATTGFVCGPEVMMRFTARALMSAGVEPSRIQLSMERNMRCGVGLCGHCQLGPFFVCRDGPVFGHEVVGPLMEVREL, encoded by the coding sequence GTGGGCGCTGAGCCGCTCGCCGCCGACCGGTCGGCGGTCGAGCCCGCACCGATGACCCCGCGTCCCCACCGCGTCCTGCGGGTTCGCCGTGAGACCCCCGGTGTGGTCACCCTCGCCCTCGCCCCGCTCCTGGGTGACCCCGAACCCGGCGCTCCCGGCCAGTTCAACATGGTAGGTGCCTTCGGCGTCGGGGAGGCCGCCATCTCGGTCAGCGGCGTTGGGCCCGACGGCGCCATCCTGCACACCGTGCGCGATGTCGGCGCGGTCACCCACGCCCTGGCCCGGGCGCCGCGGGGCAGCCTCCTTGGCGTGCGTGGACCCTACGGGCGGGGGTGGGACCTGGCGGGCTCTCTGGGCGGGGACGTGGTCGTCGTCGCCGGCGGTCTCGGGCTCGCCCCGCTGCGGCCGTTGATCCGGGCGCTCAGCCTCCGGCGAAACGGGTTCGGGCGCATCAGCGTGCTCGTCGGTGCGCGCTCGCCGGAGCAGCTGCTCTTCCTCGCCGAGACCAGCCGCTGGCGAGCCCGCGGCCTGCACGTCGACGTGACCGTCGATCAGGCAGCTGTCGGGTGGAGTGGTCGGGTCGGGCTGGTGACCCGGCTGATCGATGGCGCCGTTCTCCATCCCAGCGCCACCACCGGCTTCGTCTGCGGCCCCGAGGTGATGATGCGCTTCACGGCCCGGGCGCTGATGTCGGCCGGCGTGGAGCCCTCGCGGATCCAGTTGTCGATGGAGCGCAACATGCGCTGCGGGGTCGGGCTGTGTGGCCACTGCCAGCTGGGGCCGTTCTTTGTGTGCCGGGACGGCCCGGTCTTCGGCCACGAGGTGGTCGGCCCCCTGATGGAGGTGCGCGAGCTGTGA
- a CDS encoding hydrogenase maturation protease — protein sequence MAVVGVGNRLRGDDGIGPAVIEALGRRCRGPHVRLVCCEGDVTELIEAWSGATSVIVIDAVQSGAPPGSLHLLPLTGIGWTHRRPGSSHGLGIQEAVGLARQLGRVPGDLTLIGVEASQFELGAPLSQPAKTGVDQVVALLEYELAQAGPGVLRDAGHGARRSPAVAAANGVTARVPVS from the coding sequence ATGGCCGTCGTTGGGGTCGGCAACCGTCTCCGAGGCGACGACGGCATCGGGCCCGCCGTCATTGAGGCCCTCGGTCGCCGCTGTCGGGGCCCGCACGTGCGCCTGGTCTGCTGTGAGGGGGATGTCACCGAGCTGATCGAGGCCTGGTCCGGAGCCACGAGCGTCATCGTCATTGACGCGGTGCAATCGGGGGCGCCGCCGGGGTCACTGCACCTGTTGCCGTTGACCGGCATCGGGTGGACTCACCGCCGTCCGGGAAGCTCGCACGGGCTCGGGATCCAGGAGGCAGTGGGGCTCGCCCGCCAACTCGGCCGGGTGCCCGGCGACCTGACGCTGATCGGGGTCGAGGCGTCGCAGTTCGAGCTCGGTGCGCCGCTGTCGCAACCGGCCAAAACCGGGGTCGACCAGGTGGTGGCGCTGCTCGAGTATGAACTCGCCCAGGCCGGCCCGGGCGTGCTGCGGGATGCTGGCCACGGGGCCCGGCGTAGCCCGGCGGTCGCCGCAGCGAACGGCGTCACGGCTCGGGTCCCAGTCAGCTGA
- a CDS encoding dihydroorotate dehydrogenase-like protein yields the protein MSVLDLTTHYLAMPLRNPLVASASPLGASLDTLVRLEDAGAGAVVLPSLFEEQIVHEELEVHRLLFFGAESHPEAWDYFPQLDDYNTGPDGYLRHLERAKSTLAIPVIASLNGSTRGGWLRYARRLQDAGADAIELNVYEVAADPEVSGRAIEQELLELVASVRAAVTVPLAVKCSPYFTAMAHMAIRLEAAGADGLVLFNRFVQPEIDLDRMAVVSKVHLSLPDELRLRLRWIALLRGHLRVSLAATGGIHSATDAVKVLLAGADVAMMASALLANGPEHLGLVLAELSGWMANHGYTSVRQLQGAMSQQSAADPAAFERVQYMKALTNYSPPDTMVGQ from the coding sequence ATGAGCGTCCTCGACCTGACCACCCACTACCTGGCGATGCCACTCCGCAACCCGCTGGTGGCCTCGGCGTCGCCACTCGGAGCCTCGCTCGACACGCTGGTGCGCCTCGAGGACGCCGGCGCCGGCGCAGTGGTACTGCCCTCGCTGTTCGAAGAGCAGATCGTCCACGAGGAGCTGGAGGTCCACCGGCTGCTCTTCTTCGGCGCCGAGAGCCATCCGGAGGCATGGGACTACTTCCCGCAGCTTGATGACTACAACACCGGTCCGGACGGCTACCTCCGCCACCTGGAGCGGGCCAAGAGCACCCTGGCCATCCCGGTGATCGCCAGCCTCAACGGGTCCACCCGGGGAGGGTGGCTTCGCTATGCCCGGCGCCTGCAGGACGCCGGCGCCGACGCCATCGAGTTGAACGTCTACGAGGTTGCCGCCGACCCGGAGGTCAGCGGCCGGGCAATCGAGCAGGAGCTGCTCGAGCTGGTCGCGTCGGTCCGTGCGGCGGTAACGGTCCCGCTGGCCGTCAAGTGCTCGCCGTACTTCACTGCCATGGCCCATATGGCGATCCGGCTCGAGGCCGCCGGCGCCGATGGCCTGGTGCTGTTCAACCGCTTCGTGCAGCCGGAGATCGACCTGGACCGGATGGCCGTGGTGTCGAAGGTCCACCTGAGTTTGCCCGACGAGCTGCGCTTGAGGCTGCGCTGGATTGCGCTCCTGCGCGGCCATCTGCGGGTGTCGCTCGCCGCCACCGGGGGCATCCATTCGGCCACCGACGCGGTCAAGGTCCTCCTGGCCGGCGCCGACGTCGCCATGATGGCCTCGGCCTTGCTGGCCAACGGGCCCGAGCACCTCGGGCTCGTCCTGGCCGAGCTCTCCGGCTGGATGGCCAACCACGGGTACACGTCGGTCCGCCAGCTGCAGGGCGCCATGAGCCAGCAAAGCGCCGCCGATCCCGCCGCGTTCGAGCGGGTGCAGTACATGAAGGCGCTGACCAACTACTCGCCACCCGACACGATGGTCGGGCAGTAG
- a CDS encoding Ni/Fe hydrogenase subunit alpha, with amino-acid sequence MSSRIPLRTISVSALARVEGEGAMTVRVKDGKVDGVELRLYEPPRFFEGLLRGRSFTEPPDITARICGICPVAYQMTACRAIEDAAGVRVGGPLHELRRLLYCGEWIQSHALHIYLLHAPDFLGYAGAVEMAADHREAVERGLALKKVGNEIMKLLGGRPVHPVNVRVGGFYRVPAKATLRGLAPVLEAGLAAALETVSWAAGFDFPELDIESPLVALHDPDGYAIIDGRIVSSDGINASQAQFLEVFEEYQVQHSTALQSRIVGAGHYLCGPIARYSLNYAQLTPVAREAASAAGLGTSCRSLFRSIIVRAVEVVEACSQALGIIEGYEEPPMPAVPVDAAGLTGHACTEAPRGLLYHRYRIGDDGLIASAQITPPTSQNQAQIEHDLAAFVGRNLDLGVPELTLRCEQLIRSYDPCISCATHFLSLQVVGR; translated from the coding sequence ATGAGCTCCCGCATCCCGCTGCGCACGATCAGTGTCAGCGCCTTGGCCCGGGTGGAAGGGGAGGGGGCGATGACGGTCCGCGTGAAGGACGGCAAGGTGGACGGTGTCGAGTTGCGCCTGTACGAGCCGCCGCGCTTCTTCGAGGGGCTGCTGCGTGGCCGCTCATTCACCGAGCCACCCGACATTACCGCCCGCATCTGCGGGATCTGCCCGGTCGCCTACCAGATGACCGCCTGCCGGGCGATCGAGGACGCCGCCGGCGTCCGGGTCGGCGGACCGCTCCACGAGCTCCGACGCCTCCTCTACTGCGGGGAGTGGATCCAGAGCCACGCCCTGCACATCTACCTCCTCCATGCCCCCGATTTTCTGGGCTATGCCGGGGCGGTGGAGATGGCCGCCGACCACCGCGAGGCGGTCGAGCGGGGGTTGGCACTGAAAAAGGTGGGCAACGAGATCATGAAGCTGCTCGGGGGCCGGCCGGTGCACCCGGTCAACGTACGCGTCGGCGGCTTCTACCGGGTACCGGCCAAGGCCACGCTCCGGGGGTTGGCACCGGTGCTGGAGGCAGGGCTGGCCGCCGCGCTGGAGACGGTCAGCTGGGCGGCCGGCTTCGACTTCCCGGAGCTGGACATCGAGTCACCGCTGGTGGCCCTGCACGACCCAGACGGCTACGCAATCATCGATGGCCGCATCGTCTCCTCGGACGGGATCAACGCAAGTCAGGCTCAATTCCTCGAGGTGTTCGAGGAGTACCAGGTCCAGCACTCAACCGCCCTGCAGTCGCGCATCGTCGGGGCTGGCCACTACCTGTGCGGCCCGATCGCCCGTTACAGCCTCAACTACGCCCAGCTCACCCCGGTGGCCCGCGAGGCCGCCTCCGCCGCCGGGCTGGGCACGAGCTGCCGAAGTCTCTTCCGCAGCATTATCGTGCGGGCGGTTGAGGTGGTCGAAGCATGCTCCCAGGCGCTCGGGATCATCGAGGGCTACGAGGAGCCCCCGATGCCGGCGGTGCCGGTCGATGCCGCCGGCCTCACCGGCCACGCCTGTACCGAGGCGCCGCGGGGGTTGCTCTACCACCGCTACCGGATCGGCGATGACGGGCTCATCGCCTCGGCCCAGATCACCCCACCGACGTCGCAGAACCAGGCCCAGATCGAGCATGACCTCGCCGCCTTCGTAGGGCGCAATCTCGACCTCGGGGTCCCCGAGCTCACGCTTCGCTGCGAGCAGCTGATCCGCAGTTACGACCCATGCATCTCCTGCGCGACGCATTTCCTAAGCCTGCAGGTGGTGGGGCGATGA
- a CDS encoding oxidoreductase: MSARRRPRLAVWKFSSCDGCQLSLLDCEDELLALAGQVEIAYFQEATSATAGGRYDLSLVEGSVTTPGDAERIRKIRAASRRLVTIGACATSGGIQALRNSAGVEGFLEAVYAHPEYVATLATSTGIADHVPVDFELRGCPVDRHQLLEVISAFLAGRRPVVPTHSVCVDCKLAGTVCVMVARGTPCLGPVTQAGCGALCPAHARGCYGCFGPAETPNTAALAGRLAALGMPRPARERVFSTFNVNAPAFGPAAAGTGE, from the coding sequence GTGAGCGCACGTCGCAGGCCCCGCCTGGCCGTATGGAAATTCTCGTCGTGCGACGGCTGCCAGTTGAGCCTGCTCGACTGCGAGGACGAGCTGCTCGCCCTGGCCGGCCAGGTTGAGATCGCCTACTTTCAGGAGGCGACCTCGGCCACCGCCGGCGGGCGCTACGACTTATCGCTCGTCGAGGGGTCGGTCACCACCCCCGGGGACGCCGAACGGATCCGCAAGATCCGCGCTGCCTCCCGGCGCCTGGTCACGATCGGCGCCTGCGCCACCTCCGGCGGCATCCAGGCCCTGCGCAATTCCGCCGGGGTGGAGGGGTTCCTCGAGGCGGTGTACGCGCATCCCGAATACGTGGCCACGCTTGCCACCTCGACCGGCATCGCCGACCACGTACCCGTCGACTTCGAACTGCGCGGCTGCCCGGTCGACCGCCACCAGCTGCTCGAGGTGATCTCGGCGTTCCTGGCCGGCCGCCGCCCGGTCGTGCCTACCCACAGTGTCTGCGTCGACTGCAAGCTGGCCGGGACGGTGTGCGTCATGGTCGCCCGGGGGACGCCCTGCCTGGGCCCGGTGACCCAGGCTGGGTGCGGGGCGCTCTGCCCGGCGCATGCCCGGGGCTGCTACGGCTGCTTCGGCCCCGCCGAGACGCCGAACACCGCGGCGCTGGCCGGCCGGCTGGCGGCCCTCGGCATGCCCCGGCCGGCCCGCGAGCGCGTGTTCTCCACCTTCAACGTCAACGCTCCCGCCTTCGGTCCGGCCGCTGCGGGGACCGGGGAATGA
- a CDS encoding 4Fe-4S dicluster domain-containing protein translates to MDTAPGSAPALHPGDRRAIDASGLDLLIGALAADGYQVIGPVVHDGAIVYGEVRGLADLPTGWGDVQEPASYRLRRRDDRAAFGYAVGPHSWKRYLFPPRSLLWRAQHSGDTVVIDEPDPSAAPRYAFLGVRGCELAAIRIQDRVFLGSGTVDPTYAARREPAFIVAVHCSTPAATCFCTSMGTGPAAGEGHDLALAEVVDGDDVTYVVEVGTQRGAAALARVPLRPATPADDLGEAAMIDAAAAHIERHLAPDGLRELLAAKRDHPRWDDVADRCLACGNCTMVCPTCFCSTVEDTSSLDGSAAERWRRWDTCYALDFTHLPDGSVRNSTRSRYRQWLTHKLGTWIDQFGTSGCVGCGRCISWCPAGIDLTEEIRALREEA, encoded by the coding sequence ATGGACACCGCTCCCGGCTCCGCTCCGGCACTTCACCCAGGCGACCGGCGTGCCATCGATGCCAGTGGGCTGGACCTGCTGATCGGCGCATTGGCCGCCGACGGCTACCAGGTGATCGGTCCGGTGGTGCACGACGGGGCCATCGTCTACGGCGAGGTCCGCGGGCTGGCCGACCTGCCGACCGGGTGGGGCGACGTGCAAGAACCGGCGAGCTACCGGCTCCGGCGCCGGGATGACCGGGCGGCGTTCGGGTACGCGGTCGGGCCGCACTCGTGGAAGCGCTACCTGTTCCCCCCCCGGAGCTTGCTGTGGCGGGCGCAGCACTCCGGCGACACCGTCGTCATCGATGAACCGGATCCGTCGGCCGCTCCCCGCTATGCCTTTCTCGGCGTACGGGGATGCGAGCTTGCGGCCATCCGGATCCAGGACCGCGTGTTCCTCGGCAGCGGCACGGTCGATCCCACCTACGCCGCCCGGAGGGAGCCCGCCTTTATTGTTGCCGTTCACTGCTCGACCCCTGCCGCCACCTGCTTCTGCACGTCGATGGGAACCGGCCCTGCTGCGGGTGAGGGCCACGATCTCGCCCTTGCCGAGGTCGTCGACGGCGACGACGTGACCTACGTCGTCGAGGTCGGCACGCAGCGGGGTGCGGCGGCACTGGCACGGGTGCCCCTCCGGCCCGCCACCCCCGCCGACGATCTGGGGGAGGCGGCGATGATCGACGCTGCAGCGGCCCACATCGAGCGGCACCTGGCCCCTGACGGCCTGCGGGAGCTCCTGGCGGCGAAGCGAGATCACCCGCGCTGGGACGACGTGGCGGACCGCTGCCTGGCCTGCGGCAACTGCACCATGGTGTGCCCCACCTGCTTCTGCTCGACGGTCGAAGACACCTCCTCCCTCGACGGGTCTGCTGCGGAGCGCTGGCGGCGATGGGATACCTGCTACGCGCTCGATTTCACCCACCTCCCGGACGGCTCCGTTCGCAATTCGACCCGGTCGCGCTACCGCCAGTGGCTGACCCACAAGCTGGGGACCTGGATCGACCAGTTCGGGACCTCGGGCTGTGTCGGCTGCGGGCGGTGCATCAGCTGGTGCCCGGCGGGGATCGATCTCACCGAGGAGATCCGCGCCCTGCGGGAGGAGGCCTGA